In a single window of the Pseudorca crassidens isolate mPseCra1 chromosome 9, mPseCra1.hap1, whole genome shotgun sequence genome:
- the SNX15 gene encoding sorting nexin-15 isoform X1, which produces MSRQAKDDFLRHYTVSDPRTHPKGYTEYKVTAQFISKRDPEDVKEVVVWKRYSDFRKLHGDLAYTHRNLFRRLEEFPAFPRAQVFGRFEASVIEERRKGAEDLLRFTVHIPALNNSPQLKEFFRGGEVTRPSEMSRDVHILPPPLIPTPPPDEPRVQPHEPWLPQPLPAERRGLEELEVPGMSPMIYSSVDPLPSSPAQEALDLLFNCGSTEEASSSPGRGPLTEAELALFDPFSKEEGVGPSPTHMGELAALEAESERLDQEPWEPGGQAEEEDEEGGPAPAYLSEATELITQALRDEKAGAYPAALQGYRDGVHILLQGVSGDPSPARREGVKKKAAEYLKRAEEILHLHLSQLPP; this is translated from the exons TTCATCTCAAAGAGGGACCCGGAGGATGTCAAAGAG GTGGTGGTCTGGAAGCGGTACAGTGACTTTCGAAAGCTGCATGGAGACCTGGCCTATACCCACCGCAACCTCTTCCGCCGCCTGGAGGAGTTCCCTGCCTTCCCCCGCGCCCAGGTGTTTG GCCGGTTTGAAGCCTCAGTGATCGAGGAGCGGCGAAAGGGGGCCGAGGACTTGCTTCGCTTTACTGTGCACATCCCCGCACTCAACAACAGCCCCCAACTCAAGGAGTTCTTCCGG GGTGGGGAGGTGACACGGCCCTCCGAGATGTCCAGAGACGTGCATATCCTGCCACCCCCTCTGATCCCCACACCGCCCCCTGACGAACCCCGGGTGCAGCCTCATGAGCCCTGGTTGCCCCAGCCGCTCCCTGCAGAGAGGAGGGGCCTCGAGGAGTTGGAGGTGCCAG GCATGTCCCCAATGATCTATTCCTCAGTGGACCCCCTGCCATCCAGCCCTGCCCAGGAGGCCCTGGATCTCCTCTTTAACTGTGGGAGCACCGAGGAGGCGTCCAGTTCCCCCGGCCGAGGCCCCCTCACCGAGGCTGAGCTTGCCCTCTTTGACCCCTTCTCCAAGGAAG AAGGTGTAGGCCCCAGTCCTACCCACATGGGTGAGCTGGCAGCATTGGAGGCAGAATCTGAAAGACTGGACCAGGAACCCTGGGAGCCAGGAGGGCAGGCGGAGGAAGAGGACGAGGAAGGAGGGCCCGCCCCTGCCTATCTGAGCGAAGCCACAGAGCTCATCACCCAGGCCCTACGGGATGAGAAGGCAGGCGCCTACCCTGCAGCTTTGCAGGGTTACCGGGATGGTGTGCACATCCTGCTTCAGGGAGTTTCTG GTGACCCATCACCTGCCCGCCGGGAGGGTGTGAAGAAGAAGGCGGCTGAGTACCTGAAGCGGGCAGAGGAAATCTTGCACCTGCATCTGTCCCAGCTCCCACCCTGA
- the SNX15 gene encoding sorting nexin-15 isoform X2, which yields MSRQAKDDFLRHYTVSDPRTHPKGYTEYKVTAQFISKRDPEDVKEVVVWKRYSDFRKLHGDLAYTHRNLFRRLEEFPAFPRAQVFGRFEASVIEERRKGAEDLLRFTVHIPALNNSPQLKEFFRGGEVTRPSEMSRDVHILPPPLIPTPPPDEPRVQPHEPWLPQPLPAERRGLEELEVPVDPLPSSPAQEALDLLFNCGSTEEASSSPGRGPLTEAELALFDPFSKEEGVGPSPTHMGELAALEAESERLDQEPWEPGGQAEEEDEEGGPAPAYLSEATELITQALRDEKAGAYPAALQGYRDGVHILLQGVSGDPSPARREGVKKKAAEYLKRAEEILHLHLSQLPP from the exons TTCATCTCAAAGAGGGACCCGGAGGATGTCAAAGAG GTGGTGGTCTGGAAGCGGTACAGTGACTTTCGAAAGCTGCATGGAGACCTGGCCTATACCCACCGCAACCTCTTCCGCCGCCTGGAGGAGTTCCCTGCCTTCCCCCGCGCCCAGGTGTTTG GCCGGTTTGAAGCCTCAGTGATCGAGGAGCGGCGAAAGGGGGCCGAGGACTTGCTTCGCTTTACTGTGCACATCCCCGCACTCAACAACAGCCCCCAACTCAAGGAGTTCTTCCGG GGTGGGGAGGTGACACGGCCCTCCGAGATGTCCAGAGACGTGCATATCCTGCCACCCCCTCTGATCCCCACACCGCCCCCTGACGAACCCCGGGTGCAGCCTCATGAGCCCTGGTTGCCCCAGCCGCTCCCTGCAGAGAGGAGGGGCCTCGAGGAGTTGGAGGTGCCAG TGGACCCCCTGCCATCCAGCCCTGCCCAGGAGGCCCTGGATCTCCTCTTTAACTGTGGGAGCACCGAGGAGGCGTCCAGTTCCCCCGGCCGAGGCCCCCTCACCGAGGCTGAGCTTGCCCTCTTTGACCCCTTCTCCAAGGAAG AAGGTGTAGGCCCCAGTCCTACCCACATGGGTGAGCTGGCAGCATTGGAGGCAGAATCTGAAAGACTGGACCAGGAACCCTGGGAGCCAGGAGGGCAGGCGGAGGAAGAGGACGAGGAAGGAGGGCCCGCCCCTGCCTATCTGAGCGAAGCCACAGAGCTCATCACCCAGGCCCTACGGGATGAGAAGGCAGGCGCCTACCCTGCAGCTTTGCAGGGTTACCGGGATGGTGTGCACATCCTGCTTCAGGGAGTTTCTG GTGACCCATCACCTGCCCGCCGGGAGGGTGTGAAGAAGAAGGCGGCTGAGTACCTGAAGCGGGCAGAGGAAATCTTGCACCTGCATCTGTCCCAGCTCCCACCCTGA
- the NAALADL1 gene encoding aminopeptidase NAALADL1 — MQCVKVLGGVLGAAALLGLGIILGHFAIPKGTDLPAPSASASQDLDLEILEAVVGQLDANRIRENLRELSKEPHLATSPRDEALVQLLLRRWQDPESGLDSAGTSEYEVLLSFPSQKQPNRVAVVGPAGGILFSSQRSEENLTGEQGDPNVVPPYAAYAPPGTPQGLLIYANRGSEEDFMELYQQGIKLQDSIVLTRYGGVGRRAKAVNAAKYGVAGVLVYTDPADTNDGKSLPNETFPHSWGLPPSGVERGSYFEYFGDPLTPYLPANPSSFRLDSDNASGFPPIPTQPIGFKDAEVLLCNLQGASAPAAWQGALGCDYKLGPSFRSDGIFPAGSQVNVSVYNRLELRNSSNVLGIIRGAVEPDRYVLYGNHRDSWVHRAVDPSSGTAVLLELSRVLGTLMKKGTWRPRRSIVFASWGAEEFGLIGSTEFTEESFSKLQERAVAYINVDISVFANATLRAQGTPPVQSVIFSAAKQIRAPGPGSLSIYDNWIRYSNRSSPVYGLVPSLGTLGASSDYAPFIHFLGISSMDIAYTYDRSKTSARIYPTYHTAFDTFDYVDKFVDPGFSSHQAVAQTVGSVLLRLSDSLFLPLNVSDYSETLRSLLQAAQQDLGGLLEQHNISLGPLVTAVEKFEEAATVLGQHVSALQKGTPDPLQVRMLNDQLMLLERTFLNSRAFPEERYYSHVLWAPRTGSVPTFPGLSNACSKAMNTGPGSAAWAEVQRQLSILVVALEGAAATLRPVADL; from the exons ATGCAGTGCGTGAAGGTGCTTGGAGGGGTGCTGGGGGCCGCTGCCCTCTTGGGGCTGGGGATCATCCTGGGCCACTTTGCCATCCCCAAGGGGACTGACCTGCCAGCCCCCAGTGCCTCAGCCTCCCAGGACCTGGACCTGGAGATCCTTGAGGCTGTCGTGGGACAGCTCGATGCCAACAGGATCCGGGAGAACCTTAG AGAACTCTCCAAGGAGCCGCACCTGGCCACCAGCCCCCGGGATGAGGCGCTGGTGCAGCTGCTACTGCGGCGCTGGCAGGACCCCGAGTCGGGCCTGGACTCAGCCGGGACCTCTGAGTACGAAGTGCTGCTGTCCTTCCCCAGCCAGAAGCAGCCCAACCGTGTGGCTGTTG TGGGTCCTGCTGGGGGCATCCTCTTCTCCTCCCAACGAAGTGAAGAGAACCTGACTGGGGAGCAGGGGGACCCCAATGTGGTACCACCATATGCTGCCTATGCTCCCCCCGGAACCCCTCAG GGCCTCCTCATCTATGCTAACCGGGGCTCGGAAGAAGACTTCATGGAGCTATACCAACAGGGCATCAAACTCCAAGATAGCATCGTCCTGACCCGCTATGGGGGTGTAGGGCGCAGGGCTAAG GCTGTGAATGCTGCCAAGTATGGGGTGGCTGGGGTGCTGGTGTACACGGACCCTGCAGATACCAACGACGGGAAAAGCTTGCCGAACGAGACCTTCCCGCACTCCTGGGGACTTCCTCCCTCGGGGGTGGAGCGAGGTTCCTACTTTGAGTATTTTGGGGACCCCCTGACTCCTTACCTTCCAGCCAACCCCTCCTCCTTCCGCCTGGACTCTGACAATGCCTCCGGATTTCCCCCAATTCCCACTCAGCCCATTGGCTTCAAGGATGCAGAAGTCCTTCTCTG caaCCTGCAGGGAGCCTCAGCCCCGGCTGCCTGGCAGGGAGCCCTGGGCTGTGACTACAAGCTGGGGCCCAGCTTCCGTTCTGATGGTATCTTCCCAGCAGGCAG CCAGGTGAACGTGAGTGTCTACAACCGCCTGGAGCTGCGGAACTCCTCCAACGTCCTGGGGATCATCCGCGGGGCCGTGGAGCCTG ACCGCTATGTGCTGTATGGAAACCACCGGGACAGCTGGGTTCACAGGGCCGTGGACCCCAGCAGTGGCACTGCTGTCCTCCTGGAGCTCTCCCGCGTCCTGGGGACTCTGATGAAGAAGG GCACCTGGCGTCCCCGAAGATCCATCGTGTTTGCGAGCTGGGGGGCAGAGGAGTTTGGGCTCATCGGCTCCACAGAGTTCACGGAG GAGTCCTTCAGCAAGCTGCAGGAGCGCGCCGTAGCCTACATCAACGTGGACATCTCGGTGTTTG CCAATGCCACCCTGAGGGCGCAGGGGACGCCCCCGGTCCAAAGCGTCATCTTCTCTGCAGCCAAACAG ATCCGCGCACCAGGCCCCGGCAGTCTCAGCATCTATGACAACTGGATCCGATATTCCAACCGTAGCAGCCCGGTGTACGGCCTGGTCCCCAG CCTGGGCACTCTGGGTGCGAGCAGCGACTACGCACCCTTCATTCACTTCCTGGGCATCTCCTCCATGGACATCGCCTACACCTATGACCGG AGCAAGACCTCAGCCCGGATCTACCCTACCTACCACACAGCCTTTGACACCTTTGATTACGTGGACAAGTTTGTGGACCCTG GTTTCAGCAGCCATCAGGCCGTGGCCCAGACCGTGGGCAGTGTGCTTCTCCGGCTCAGTGAcagcctcttcctgcctctcaATGTCAGTGACTACAGCGAGACCCTCCGCAGCCTCCTGCAGGCTGCCCAGCAGGACCTTGGTGGCCTGTTGGAGCAGCACAACATCAGCCTGG GACCTCTGGTGACCGCAGTGGAGAAGTTTGAGGAGGCAGCCACGGTGTTGGGCCAACACGTATCAGCACTGCAGAAGGGCACCCCCGA CCCCCTGCAGGTGCGGATGCTCAATGACCAGCTGATGCTCTTGGAACGGACTTTCCTGAATTCGCGAGCCTTCCCAGAGGAACGCTACTACAG CCATGTGCTCTGGGCACCCCGCACCGGCTCTGTACCCACGTTCCCGGGCCTGTCCAATGCCTGCTCCAAGGCCATGAACACAGGCCCCGGATCTGCAGCCTGGGCTGAGGTGCAGAGGCAGCTCAGCATCCTGGTGGTGGCCCTGGAGGGCGCAGCAGCCACCCTGAGGCCTGTGGCTGACCTCTGA
- the SNX15 gene encoding sorting nexin-15 isoform X3, whose translation MKTLAQLKYWLVLQSLGFISKRDPEDVKEVVVWKRYSDFRKLHGDLAYTHRNLFRRLEEFPAFPRAQVFGRFEASVIEERRKGAEDLLRFTVHIPALNNSPQLKEFFRGGEVTRPSEMSRDVHILPPPLIPTPPPDEPRVQPHEPWLPQPLPAERRGLEELEVPGMSPMIYSSVDPLPSSPAQEALDLLFNCGSTEEASSSPGRGPLTEAELALFDPFSKEEGVGPSPTHMGELAALEAESERLDQEPWEPGGQAEEEDEEGGPAPAYLSEATELITQALRDEKAGAYPAALQGYRDGVHILLQGVSGDPSPARREGVKKKAAEYLKRAEEILHLHLSQLPP comes from the exons TTCATCTCAAAGAGGGACCCGGAGGATGTCAAAGAG GTGGTGGTCTGGAAGCGGTACAGTGACTTTCGAAAGCTGCATGGAGACCTGGCCTATACCCACCGCAACCTCTTCCGCCGCCTGGAGGAGTTCCCTGCCTTCCCCCGCGCCCAGGTGTTTG GCCGGTTTGAAGCCTCAGTGATCGAGGAGCGGCGAAAGGGGGCCGAGGACTTGCTTCGCTTTACTGTGCACATCCCCGCACTCAACAACAGCCCCCAACTCAAGGAGTTCTTCCGG GGTGGGGAGGTGACACGGCCCTCCGAGATGTCCAGAGACGTGCATATCCTGCCACCCCCTCTGATCCCCACACCGCCCCCTGACGAACCCCGGGTGCAGCCTCATGAGCCCTGGTTGCCCCAGCCGCTCCCTGCAGAGAGGAGGGGCCTCGAGGAGTTGGAGGTGCCAG GCATGTCCCCAATGATCTATTCCTCAGTGGACCCCCTGCCATCCAGCCCTGCCCAGGAGGCCCTGGATCTCCTCTTTAACTGTGGGAGCACCGAGGAGGCGTCCAGTTCCCCCGGCCGAGGCCCCCTCACCGAGGCTGAGCTTGCCCTCTTTGACCCCTTCTCCAAGGAAG AAGGTGTAGGCCCCAGTCCTACCCACATGGGTGAGCTGGCAGCATTGGAGGCAGAATCTGAAAGACTGGACCAGGAACCCTGGGAGCCAGGAGGGCAGGCGGAGGAAGAGGACGAGGAAGGAGGGCCCGCCCCTGCCTATCTGAGCGAAGCCACAGAGCTCATCACCCAGGCCCTACGGGATGAGAAGGCAGGCGCCTACCCTGCAGCTTTGCAGGGTTACCGGGATGGTGTGCACATCCTGCTTCAGGGAGTTTCTG GTGACCCATCACCTGCCCGCCGGGAGGGTGTGAAGAAGAAGGCGGCTGAGTACCTGAAGCGGGCAGAGGAAATCTTGCACCTGCATCTGTCCCAGCTCCCACCCTGA
- the SAC3D1 gene encoding SAC3 domain-containing protein 1, producing the protein MPGYELPVGTCVDMCPAAERAQREKERRLHRFEVAPGCRGHRPRADPQRAVKEYSRPAAGKIRPPPSQLRPPSVLLATVRYLASEVVERTDASRAEVASFVADRLRAVRLDLALQGAGDVEEALVLEAALAVLLAVVARLGPSTAHGPADPMLLQAQVQEGFGSLRRCYALGAGPYPRQATFQGLFLLYNLGSVEALHEILKLPTALRSCPALRTALAVDSAFREGNTARLFRLLRTLPYLQSCAVQCHVGRARRGALARLARALSTPKGQTLPLGFMVHLLALDGPKEARDLCQAHGLPLDGQERVVFLRGHYTEEGLPPAGTCQVLVGNKLGGRTLEEVVTAEEEDEAVDTPKSAA; encoded by the exons ATGCCCGGCTACGAGCTGCCCGTGGGCACGTGCGTGGACATGTGTCCGGCCGCTGAGCGCGCCCAGCGCGAAAAGGAACGCCGCCTGCACCGCTTCGAGGTGGCGCCGGGGTGTCGCGGGCACAGGCCCCGAGCCGACCCGCAGCGCGCAGTGAAGGAGTACAGCAGGCCGGCCGCCGGGAAGATCCGGCCCCCACCGAGTCAGCTGCGTCCGCCGTCCGTGCTGCTGGCCACCGTGCGCTACCTGGCCAGCGAGGTGGTGGAGCGCACCGACGCGTCCCGCGCAGAGGTAGCCAGCTTCGTGGCGGACCGTTTGCGCGCCGTGCGGCTGGACCTGGCCCTGCAGGGCGCGGGCGACGTCGAGGAGGCGTTGGTGCTGGAAGCGGCGCTGGCAGTGCTGCTGGCAGTGGTGGCGCGGCTCGGACCCAGCACAGCGCACGGGCCAGCGGACCCGATGTTGCTGCAGGCCCAGGTGCAGGAGGGCTTTGGTTCTCTGCGGCGCTGCTATGCGCTGGGCGCCGGGCCCTACCCCCGGCAGGCCACCTTCCAGGGCCTCTTTCTGCTCTATAACCTAG GCTCGGTGGAGGCCCTTCACGAGATTCTGAAGCTGCCCACTGCCCTGCGTTCCTGCCCAGCCCTGCGCACTGCCCTGGCAGTCGACTCTGCCTTCCGCGAAGGCAACACTGCACGCCTGTTTCGCCTGCTCCGGACCCTGCCCTACCTGCAGAGTTGCGCCGTGCAGTGCCATGTGGGCCGTGCCCGCCGGGGAGCCCTGGCCCGCCTCGCTCGTGCCCTGAGCACCCCCAAAGGCCAGACCTTGCCCCTGGGCTTCATGGTCCACCTACTGGCCCTGGATGGGCCCAAGGAGGCACGGGACCTGTGCCAGGCCCATGGACTGCCCTTAGATGGACAGGAGAGAGTTGTGTTCCTGAGGGGTCACTACACTGAGGAGGGGCTGCCACCTGCCGGGACCTGCCAAGTACTGGTGGGGAACAAGCTTGGAGGGCGCACCCTGGAAGAGGTGGTCACggcagaggaggaagatgaggctGTAGACACACCCAAGTCTGCGGCATGA